A genome region from Akkermansiaceae bacterium includes the following:
- a CDS encoding amidohydrolase family protein — protein sequence MHPSPLIRRRCILRGTHLLLLVLCTLGLAVPHFHAQQAAKESAPPEDLHIYLLIGQSNMAGRAEIPEDAEDIIGRCYLLNGEGTWEPASNPLNRHSSVRKDLAMQKLGPGYSFAREMLAKDKDARIGLIVNARGGTKIDEWLGKSELYWGARKRTKAALKDGTLKGILWHQGESDMKAPEAYLVKLQTLAGNLRADFGDPNLPFIAGQIHKGDAINEQIAKLPEATHATAVASSEGLTTTDGTHFDTESQLLLGKRYAEQMLRVQAALPPAPKPPSDIRFIDPHVHAMSVTPLGLRAVAKWMEERNVERCIVSPLNHKGSRPQNEEEHAAMLANFLPYKGKIDRMAIIDAGEVETAAQAVAILEKEKAEGAIAFGEHYGVGLMFDDPKNLMLYEACEKVGLPVMFHIDQNKNMVEPGMARVDRVLKMFPKCKVVAHAYWWRQLKDADRQLQEHPNLYADMSGHVVVQVLNRDRKFAREFLIRNQDKILWATDEGWWSFGSKDRQMNQHYTFFESLDLPQEVREKIYRGNAEKVYGLK from the coding sequence ATGCACCCTTCACCGCTCATCCGCCGCCGCTGCATCTTGCGCGGCACTCACCTTCTCCTGCTCGTCCTATGCACGCTCGGATTGGCAGTGCCCCATTTCCACGCCCAGCAAGCAGCCAAGGAATCGGCACCGCCTGAAGACCTGCACATCTACCTGCTCATCGGCCAATCGAACATGGCCGGGCGCGCCGAGATCCCTGAGGACGCGGAGGACATCATCGGCCGCTGTTACCTGCTCAACGGCGAGGGCACATGGGAACCTGCGAGCAACCCTCTCAACCGCCATTCCTCGGTGCGCAAGGATCTCGCCATGCAGAAGCTCGGCCCTGGATACTCCTTCGCCCGCGAAATGCTCGCCAAGGACAAGGACGCCAGGATCGGGCTGATCGTCAACGCCCGCGGCGGCACCAAGATCGACGAGTGGCTCGGCAAATCCGAACTGTATTGGGGTGCGCGCAAACGCACCAAGGCCGCCCTGAAAGACGGCACGCTCAAAGGGATCCTCTGGCATCAGGGCGAAAGCGACATGAAAGCTCCCGAGGCCTATCTGGTGAAACTCCAGACACTCGCCGGCAACCTCCGCGCCGACTTCGGCGACCCCAACCTCCCCTTCATCGCCGGCCAGATCCACAAGGGGGACGCCATCAACGAACAGATCGCGAAACTCCCCGAGGCCACCCACGCCACGGCCGTTGCCAGCAGCGAGGGGCTCACCACCACCGACGGCACCCACTTCGACACGGAAAGCCAGCTCCTGTTGGGCAAGCGATATGCGGAGCAGATGCTCCGTGTGCAGGCCGCGCTTCCTCCCGCGCCGAAGCCGCCTTCCGACATCAGGTTCATCGATCCCCACGTCCACGCCATGTCGGTCACACCGCTCGGCCTGCGCGCCGTGGCGAAATGGATGGAGGAGCGTAACGTCGAGCGCTGCATCGTCAGCCCGCTCAACCACAAGGGCTCCCGCCCGCAGAACGAGGAGGAACACGCCGCGATGCTCGCCAATTTCCTGCCCTACAAAGGCAAGATCGACCGCATGGCCATCATCGATGCCGGTGAGGTGGAGACCGCCGCCCAAGCGGTCGCCATCCTCGAAAAGGAGAAAGCCGAGGGCGCGATCGCTTTCGGCGAGCATTACGGGGTCGGCCTGATGTTCGACGATCCGAAAAACCTGATGCTCTACGAGGCCTGCGAGAAGGTCGGCCTGCCGGTCATGTTCCACATCGACCAGAACAAGAACATGGTCGAGCCCGGGATGGCTCGCGTGGACCGGGTGCTGAAAATGTTCCCCAAATGCAAGGTCGTCGCCCATGCCTACTGGTGGCGGCAGTTGAAAGACGCCGACCGCCAACTCCAGGAACACCCGAACCTTTACGCCGACATGTCCGGACATGTGGTGGTGCAAGTCCTCAACCGCGACCGCAAGTTCGCCCGCGAGTTCCTGATCCGCAACCAGGACAAGATCCTCTGGGCCACCGACGAGGGCTGGTGGTCGTTCGGCAGCAAGGATCGCCAGATGAACCAGCACTACACCTTTTTCGAAAGCCTCGATCTGCCCCAGGAAGTGAGGGAAAAGATCTACCGCGGCAATGCGGAGAAGGTGTACGGACTCAAGTAG
- a CDS encoding SufD family Fe-S cluster assembly protein has translation MTSTLPAWFQARQENAKQRYEATPTPKRGDEQWRFANIKQLGALPSGGVSTADPQALIARSTGLENPAAKFVFLNDALISSASDLPQNVICLPLADALEQHAELVEEHFMKQENRLGSAKYSALHEASVKNGLFVHIPDNTEVEGSIEVHHWLSGETTVFPHTLIVTGKSSKVRVIDIFRSADDTTPGLAIGYKDLYAGQNSALDYISIQYLNEVSRMIAIKETSTARDARTKAFILNTGAAWARNESMSRLEGPGAHSDMLSVSIPDREQEYDQRTFQHHVSEGAYSDLLYKNTLYGHSKTVFSGLISVDENAHHTDAYQTCRNLLMTDDCEANSMPGLEINADQVKCSHGSTSAQISDDEIFYLQARGIAPDHARQLIARGYSVEAVSRLGDEETEALVLRFIDEKFARVR, from the coding sequence ATGACCTCCACCCTCCCCGCTTGGTTCCAAGCCCGCCAGGAAAATGCAAAGCAACGCTACGAAGCCACCCCCACCCCGAAACGTGGTGACGAGCAATGGCGCTTCGCAAACATCAAGCAGCTCGGAGCGCTGCCTTCAGGCGGCGTGTCCACCGCAGATCCCCAAGCCCTCATCGCACGTTCCACCGGTTTGGAGAATCCCGCCGCGAAGTTCGTATTCCTAAACGACGCACTCATCTCTTCCGCAAGCGACCTCCCGCAAAACGTCATCTGCCTGCCCCTTGCCGATGCCCTTGAACAGCATGCGGAATTGGTCGAGGAGCATTTCATGAAACAGGAGAACCGCCTCGGCTCCGCGAAATACTCCGCACTCCACGAAGCCTCGGTGAAAAACGGTCTCTTCGTGCACATCCCCGACAACACCGAGGTCGAAGGCAGCATCGAAGTCCACCACTGGCTCTCCGGCGAAACCACCGTTTTCCCGCACACACTCATCGTCACCGGAAAATCCTCGAAAGTCCGCGTCATCGACATCTTCCGCTCCGCCGACGACACCACCCCCGGCCTCGCCATCGGCTACAAGGATCTCTACGCCGGCCAAAACTCCGCGCTCGATTACATCTCCATCCAGTATCTCAACGAGGTTTCCCGGATGATCGCGATCAAGGAAACCTCCACAGCCCGCGATGCGAGAACCAAGGCCTTCATCCTCAACACCGGAGCGGCATGGGCGCGCAACGAATCCATGTCCCGCCTCGAAGGCCCCGGCGCCCACTCCGACATGCTCTCCGTCAGCATCCCTGACCGCGAGCAGGAATACGACCAGCGCACTTTCCAGCACCATGTTTCCGAAGGCGCCTACTCCGACCTCCTCTACAAGAACACCCTCTACGGCCACTCGAAAACGGTCTTCTCCGGCCTCATCTCCGTGGACGAGAACGCCCACCATACCGACGCCTACCAGACCTGCCGCAACCTCCTCATGACCGACGATTGCGAGGCGAACTCCATGCCCGGCCTCGAGATCAACGCAGACCAGGTCAAGTGCTCCCACGGCTCCACATCCGCCCAGATTTCGGACGATGAGATCTTCTATCTCCAGGCTCGTGGCATAGCCCCCGACCATGCCCGCCAACTCATCGCCCGCGGCTACTCGGTGGAAGCCGTCTCCCGACTCGGGGACGAGGAAACCGAAGCCCTCGTTCTGAGATTCATCGACGAGAAATTCGCACGCGTCCGTTAG
- the recA gene encoding recombinase RecA, translated as MATKTAAETAAADKLQETRKRNLDLAISQIHKEFGETAIMRMGDEHRVDVDVIPTGNLLIDRALGVGGFARGRIVEVYGPESSGKTTLTLTAIAQAQKRGGLAAFIDVEHALDPQYARKLGVNLDDLLVSQPSSGEEALQICEALVRSNAIDVIVLDSVAALVTKQELDGEIGDSTVGAQARLMSAAMRKLTALISKAKTVCIFTNQIREKIGVMFGSPETTPGGRALKFFSSVRIDIRRIGQIKASDGTVIGSRTKIKVVKNKVAPPFTEAEFDIMYDEGISSTGSLLDLALEMEIIQKRGSWFSYDGAQLAQGRDAAKDALKADPALYDALEAKVKEGMEEAKLKKKK; from the coding sequence ATGGCTACAAAAACAGCGGCGGAAACAGCGGCAGCGGACAAACTCCAGGAAACGCGCAAGCGGAACCTCGATCTCGCAATCTCACAGATCCACAAGGAATTCGGCGAAACCGCCATCATGCGCATGGGCGACGAGCACCGCGTTGATGTCGATGTCATCCCGACAGGCAACCTCCTCATCGACCGCGCCCTCGGCGTGGGCGGATTCGCCCGCGGCCGCATCGTGGAGGTCTATGGGCCGGAATCATCGGGCAAGACCACCCTCACCCTCACCGCCATCGCCCAGGCACAGAAACGGGGCGGGCTGGCCGCATTCATCGACGTGGAGCACGCGCTTGATCCGCAATACGCCCGCAAGCTTGGGGTCAACCTCGATGATTTGCTCGTTTCCCAGCCGTCGTCCGGCGAGGAAGCCCTCCAGATCTGCGAAGCCCTTGTGCGCTCCAACGCGATCGATGTGATTGTGCTCGATTCCGTCGCCGCCCTCGTCACCAAACAAGAACTCGACGGCGAGATCGGTGACTCCACCGTGGGTGCCCAGGCCCGCCTCATGAGCGCGGCCATGCGCAAGCTCACCGCCCTCATCTCCAAGGCGAAGACCGTCTGCATCTTCACCAACCAGATCCGCGAGAAGATCGGCGTCATGTTCGGAAGCCCGGAGACCACACCCGGCGGTCGTGCGCTTAAGTTCTTCTCCTCCGTCCGCATCGATATCCGCCGCATCGGCCAGATCAAGGCTTCGGACGGCACGGTCATAGGCAGTCGCACCAAGATCAAGGTCGTCAAAAACAAGGTCGCACCGCCCTTCACCGAGGCGGAATTCGACATCATGTATGACGAGGGAATCTCCTCGACCGGCTCGCTGCTTGATCTCGCGCTGGAAATGGAAATCATCCAGAAGCGCGGATCATGGTTCTCCTACGATGGCGCCCAGCTCGCACAGGGGCGAGACGCCGCCAAGGACGCGCTCAAAGCGGATCCCGCTCTCTACGACGCCCTCGAGGCCAAGGTCAAGGAAGGCATGGAAGAGGCGAAGCTGAAGAAGAAAAAGTGA
- a CDS encoding TIGR00730 family Rossman fold protein has translation MSKPKACPDCPEVTDEHNITEQEIREQEVFELETAESSWLAGPRGRIKDFISLFRVGLDFIRAYRILHFAGPCVTIFGSARTKPGTRYYELAREMGEACAELGFTVLTGGGPGIMQAGNQGAFEAGGKSIGVNIILPFEQHVNPYVQRSVDMRYFFTRKTMLVKYSYAFIVMPGGAGTLDEMFETMTLIQTGKLKNFPIIVMGKDFYQPLIDFVYRMAEEGTISPQDPDLIFFTDSVEEAKAHLQRHAVRQFGLRRKKVPKPIPVLGEQTV, from the coding sequence ATGAGCAAACCAAAGGCCTGCCCGGATTGCCCGGAAGTCACAGACGAACACAACATCACAGAGCAGGAGATCCGCGAACAGGAGGTCTTCGAGCTCGAGACGGCGGAGAGTTCATGGCTGGCCGGCCCGCGTGGCCGCATCAAGGATTTCATCTCCCTCTTCCGGGTCGGTTTGGATTTCATCCGCGCCTACCGCATCCTCCATTTCGCCGGGCCTTGTGTCACGATCTTCGGATCCGCCCGCACCAAACCGGGCACCCGCTACTACGAACTTGCCCGAGAAATGGGCGAGGCCTGCGCGGAGCTGGGCTTCACTGTCCTCACAGGAGGCGGCCCGGGCATCATGCAGGCGGGCAACCAGGGTGCCTTCGAGGCGGGCGGGAAATCCATCGGGGTGAACATCATCCTGCCTTTCGAGCAGCATGTGAACCCCTACGTCCAGCGTTCGGTGGACATGCGGTATTTCTTCACCCGCAAGACGATGCTGGTGAAATACTCCTACGCCTTCATCGTCATGCCAGGCGGCGCGGGCACTCTCGACGAGATGTTTGAGACCATGACACTCATCCAGACCGGCAAGCTGAAGAACTTTCCGATCATTGTCATGGGCAAGGATTTCTACCAACCGCTCATCGACTTCGTTTACAGGATGGCGGAGGAGGGGACGATCAGCCCGCAGGATCCGGACCTGATCTTTTTCACCGACAGCGTGGAGGAGGCAAAGGCGCACCTCCAGCGCCACGCGGTCAGGCAGTTCGGGCTACGCCGGAAAAAGGTGCCCAAGCCCATTCCCGTGCTCGGGGAGCAGACGGTCTGA
- a CDS encoding uracil-DNA glycosylase, with amino-acid sequence MSRPVDAVIEFLEAEKARGRSHVFLDNVAREGLRELFIRARKPAVASAAPEAATVIQAQTAVVSGGSKAEQLTALRGQAENWAPARSLGTLRDKMVFATGSPDADIMLVGEAPGHNEEKEGEPFVGPAGQKLNDILKAMGLRRENVYISNLVKFRPALPRQTTNNRKPSAEEMAACLPLVLAEISVVQPKLIIALGGTAAEGLIGLEGTVGSMRGKWHEVCGIPARVTYHPSYLLQSGGSNDVKRALWEDMLAAMGMLGMPISEKQKGYFLPKA; translated from the coding sequence GTGTCCCGCCCCGTAGATGCTGTGATCGAGTTCCTGGAAGCCGAAAAGGCCCGGGGGCGGAGCCATGTATTCCTGGACAATGTTGCGCGGGAAGGGCTGCGGGAGCTTTTCATCCGGGCGAGGAAGCCTGCCGTGGCAAGCGCAGCTCCGGAGGCGGCTACCGTCATCCAGGCACAGACAGCTGTCGTTTCCGGCGGGAGCAAGGCCGAGCAGCTCACCGCCCTGCGCGGCCAGGCGGAGAACTGGGCACCCGCCCGTTCTCTGGGTACGCTGCGCGACAAGATGGTTTTCGCAACCGGCAGCCCGGACGCGGATATCATGCTCGTCGGCGAGGCACCGGGCCACAACGAGGAGAAAGAGGGCGAGCCTTTCGTCGGGCCCGCCGGGCAGAAGCTCAATGACATCCTCAAGGCGATGGGGCTTAGGCGGGAGAATGTGTACATCTCAAATCTCGTGAAATTCCGCCCCGCCCTGCCCCGTCAGACGACGAACAACCGCAAGCCCAGCGCCGAGGAAATGGCGGCCTGCCTGCCGCTGGTGCTGGCGGAAATTTCCGTGGTGCAGCCGAAGCTCATCATCGCGCTCGGCGGGACGGCGGCGGAGGGACTCATCGGGCTGGAGGGAACGGTCGGTTCGATGCGCGGGAAATGGCACGAGGTTTGCGGGATCCCGGCCCGGGTGACCTACCACCCGAGCTATCTGCTCCAGAGCGGCGGCTCGAACGACGTGAAGCGCGCCCTCTGGGAGGACATGCTCGCGGCGATGGGGATGCTCGGGATGCCCATCTCCGAAAAGCAGAAAGGATATTTCCTGCCGAAGGCGTAA
- a CDS encoding transcriptional repressor produces MTTQAPHIDPADIPEEINGLRMTRQRQEVYRFLMGERTHPTANEVFMRIKEALPNVSLATVYNCLEALVSHHIIRQVNFDREPSRYCPNLDEHGHFHDETTGTIHDVKFKPGINLTDILDLPPNTVIKDIEITLRGQLAAS; encoded by the coding sequence ATGACAACTCAAGCGCCACATATCGATCCCGCAGACATCCCGGAGGAGATCAACGGCCTGCGGATGACCCGCCAGCGCCAGGAAGTCTATCGTTTTCTGATGGGAGAACGCACCCACCCGACGGCCAACGAAGTCTTCATGCGCATCAAGGAAGCGCTTCCCAACGTTTCCCTCGCGACGGTGTACAACTGCCTCGAAGCCCTGGTCAGCCACCACATCATCCGCCAGGTCAACTTCGACCGCGAACCCTCCCGCTACTGCCCGAACCTTGACGAGCACGGGCACTTTCACGACGAAACGACCGGAACGATCCACGACGTGAAATTCAAGCCCGGCATCAACCTCACCGACATCCTCGACCTCCCTCCCAACACCGTCATCAAGGACATCGAAATCACCCTCCGCGGCCAACTCGCCGCCTCCTAG
- the rpmA gene encoding 50S ribosomal protein L27 yields the protein MAHKKGQGSVKNGRDSRSKRLGVKKFGGQAVIAGNIIIRQRGTKVHPGVGVGCGKDHTLFALTDGQVKFDREGGRVNVVAAV from the coding sequence ATGGCCCATAAAAAAGGACAAGGATCCGTCAAGAACGGACGCGACTCACGCAGCAAGCGCCTCGGCGTGAAGAAATTCGGCGGACAGGCTGTCATTGCCGGCAACATCATCATCCGCCAGCGCGGCACCAAGGTGCATCCGGGCGTGGGTGTAGGCTGCGGCAAGGATCACACTCTTTTCGCGCTGACCGACGGCCAGGTGAAGTTCGACCGCGAAGGCGGACGGGTGAACGTGGTG
- the rplU gene encoding 50S ribosomal protein L21, translating to MAYAVIKTGGKQYRVQEGDKLDVEKLDVEVDTEIEFTEVLLRGEGDSITVGAPFIDGAGVKAKVIDQFRGPKGIAFKFKRRKGFHKTKGFRRHMTKLEITSIG from the coding sequence ATGGCCTACGCAGTAATCAAAACAGGCGGTAAACAATACCGCGTCCAAGAAGGCGACAAACTCGATGTCGAGAAGCTCGATGTCGAAGTCGATACCGAAATCGAGTTCACGGAAGTCCTGCTCCGTGGCGAAGGTGACAGCATCACGGTTGGCGCCCCGTTCATCGATGGTGCGGGTGTCAAGGCGAAGGTCATCGACCAGTTCCGCGGACCGAAGGGCATCGCGTTCAAGTTCAAGCGCCGCAAAGGCTTCCACAAGACCAAGGGCTTCCGCCGCCACATGACCAAGCTGGAGATCACCTCCATCGGATAA
- the xylA gene encoding xylose isomerase — protein sequence MSFFPDIPKIQFEGPKSKNPFAFKQYNPDEIVAGKTMKDHCRFAAAYWHVMRNGLSDPFGGPTALMPWDDQSDSVDNALRRADVFFEFLDKTGIDYYCWHDRDIAPELGDLAKSNAALEKVTDHLLGLQQSTGKKLLWGTACLFSHPRYSQGAGTSPNADVFAYGAAQVKAAMDGTLKLGGEGYTFWGGREGYSTLLNTDMKRELDNLANLLHLAVDYAKRSVSRGQFYIEPKPREPSTHQYDSDSAACLNFLRQYGLMDHFKLNLETNHATLAGHTMLHEMTVAIDAGALGSVDANQGDELIGWDTDQFPTDIYLCTEIMLKILEMGGFTTGGLNFDAKRRRESHEPSDLFHAHIGGMDAFARGLKIAAAIREDGRLADFVANRYKSWTTGIGAKIAGKKVTLEEVSAYALSNGEPTLDSGRQEMLENLVNEFI from the coding sequence ATGTCGTTTTTTCCCGATATCCCCAAAATCCAGTTCGAGGGCCCGAAATCCAAAAATCCTTTCGCGTTCAAGCAATACAATCCCGATGAAATCGTCGCTGGAAAGACGATGAAAGACCATTGCCGCTTCGCCGCCGCCTACTGGCACGTGATGCGCAACGGCCTCTCCGATCCCTTCGGCGGCCCGACTGCGCTGATGCCATGGGATGACCAGAGCGATTCCGTGGACAACGCCCTCAGGCGCGCCGACGTTTTCTTTGAGTTCTTGGATAAAACGGGCATCGATTACTACTGCTGGCACGACCGCGACATCGCCCCCGAACTCGGCGACCTCGCGAAATCCAACGCCGCCCTCGAAAAGGTCACCGATCACCTCCTCGGCCTCCAGCAATCCACAGGGAAAAAGCTGCTCTGGGGCACCGCCTGCCTCTTCTCCCACCCGCGCTACTCGCAGGGCGCAGGCACCTCGCCGAACGCGGACGTTTTCGCCTATGGCGCGGCACAGGTGAAGGCCGCGATGGACGGCACGCTGAAGCTCGGCGGCGAGGGCTACACTTTCTGGGGCGGCCGCGAAGGCTACTCCACGCTCCTCAACACCGACATGAAGCGCGAGCTCGACAACCTCGCGAACCTGCTCCACCTCGCTGTGGATTACGCGAAAAGATCGGTTTCAAGGGGCCAGTTCTACATCGAGCCGAAGCCGCGCGAACCCTCGACGCACCAATACGATTCCGACTCCGCCGCGTGCCTCAATTTCCTCCGCCAATACGGCCTCATGGATCACTTCAAGCTGAACCTGGAAACGAACCACGCCACCCTCGCCGGCCACACGATGCTCCACGAAATGACCGTGGCCATCGACGCCGGCGCGCTCGGTTCGGTGGATGCGAACCAAGGCGACGAGCTCATCGGCTGGGACACCGACCAATTCCCGACCGACATCTATCTCTGCACCGAGATCATGCTCAAAATCCTGGAAATGGGCGGCTTCACCACCGGTGGACTCAACTTCGACGCGAAGCGCCGTCGCGAATCCCACGAGCCTTCCGACCTCTTCCACGCCCACATCGGCGGGATGGATGCCTTTGCGCGCGGCCTCAAGATCGCCGCCGCGATCCGTGAGGACGGCCGCCTCGCGGACTTCGTCGCCAACCGCTACAAGAGCTGGACGACCGGCATCGGCGCGAAGATCGCCGGGAAAAAGGTCACGCTCGAGGAAGTCAGCGCCTACGCCCTCTCCAACGGCGAGCCTACGCTCGATTCGGGTCGCCAGGAAATGCTGGAGAATCTCGTCAACGAGTTCATCTGA
- the sufC gene encoding Fe-S cluster assembly ATPase SufC, translated as MSLHIQDLHATLENGTEILKGVTLEIPAGEIHAIMGPNGSGKSTLSKVIAGHESYIPTAGTITMDGVDISEMSIDERSRAGIFLAFQYPNEVPGVSNANFIRAALQARLPKGEEIDAVAYYKHLYAQMDLLEMDRKFTGRAVNEGFSGGEKKRNEILQMIMLDPKYCILDETDSGLDIDALKIVAKGVNAMRSANRGMLLITHYQRLLDYIKPDHVHVMAEGRIVKSGGPELALELEEKGYDFLKEPALA; from the coding sequence ATGAGCCTCCACATCCAAGACCTCCACGCCACACTCGAAAACGGCACCGAAATCCTCAAGGGCGTCACCCTTGAGATCCCCGCCGGTGAAATCCACGCCATCATGGGCCCGAACGGTTCCGGCAAATCGACCCTCTCGAAGGTCATCGCCGGCCATGAGTCCTACATCCCGACCGCAGGAACCATCACCATGGACGGGGTGGACATTTCCGAAATGTCGATCGACGAACGCTCGCGCGCCGGGATTTTCCTAGCTTTCCAATACCCAAACGAGGTTCCCGGTGTCTCGAACGCCAACTTCATACGCGCCGCCCTGCAGGCACGCCTTCCAAAAGGCGAGGAGATCGACGCGGTCGCATACTACAAGCACCTCTACGCGCAGATGGATCTCCTGGAAATGGATCGCAAATTCACCGGCCGCGCCGTCAACGAAGGGTTCTCCGGAGGCGAGAAAAAGCGCAACGAGATCCTCCAGATGATCATGCTCGATCCGAAATACTGCATCCTCGATGAGACGGACTCCGGCCTCGACATCGATGCGCTCAAGATCGTCGCGAAGGGCGTCAACGCAATGCGCTCCGCCAACCGCGGCATGCTCCTCATCACCCACTACCAGCGACTGCTCGATTACATCAAGCCCGACCACGTCCACGTAATGGCTGAAGGCCGCATCGTGAAATCCGGCGGCCCCGAACTCGCCCTGGAACTCGAGGAAAAAGGCTACGATTTCCTCAAGGAACCCGCACTCGCATAA
- a CDS encoding redoxin domain-containing protein: MSIKAGDKAPDFTLVTKTADGPKLVKLSDEIGKSNIVLLFVPMAFTGVCTAELCDVSSGISAYSDLDAKVFAISGDNPFAQEAWAQKENITVPLLSDYEHSAAKAYGVAYEQFLPEANLIMGGVPKRSAFVIDKEGTVRFADIKDHPKDLPDFVALKASLAAL; the protein is encoded by the coding sequence ATGTCCATCAAAGCAGGCGACAAAGCCCCAGACTTCACACTCGTCACGAAAACCGCCGACGGCCCCAAGCTCGTGAAACTCAGCGATGAGATCGGCAAATCCAATATCGTCCTCCTCTTCGTGCCCATGGCCTTCACCGGCGTTTGCACTGCAGAGCTTTGCGACGTCTCCTCCGGGATCAGCGCCTACTCGGATCTCGATGCCAAGGTTTTCGCCATTTCCGGGGACAACCCCTTCGCCCAGGAAGCATGGGCGCAGAAGGAAAACATCACCGTCCCTCTCCTCAGCGATTACGAGCACTCCGCCGCCAAGGCCTACGGCGTCGCCTACGAGCAGTTCCTCCCCGAGGCCAACCTCATCATGGGCGGCGTGCCGAAACGATCCGCCTTCGTCATCGACAAGGAAGGCACCGTCCGCTTCGCTGACATCAAGGATCACCCCAAGGATTTGCCCGATTTCGTCGCTCTCAAGGCCTCACTTGCAGCCCTCTGA
- the sufB gene encoding Fe-S cluster assembly protein SufB, with amino-acid sequence MFTEDTATAVLDADTKDAINIDRTKGDFTFPERNKFDAGWGLSSKTVDYICDVKQDPDWVREFRHKALAVFESKPMPTNWATEDLNNIHFDKIRYYLSDGEKPKRTWDEVPPEILETFERLGIPEQERGFLAGVEAQYDSEAAYSNMKEELSKQGVIFVTSAEGLKEHEEIFRPWFGKVIPTGDNKFSALNSAVFSGGSFIYIPKGVKLKQPLQAYFRINSESFGQFERTLIIADEGSEIMYMEGCTAPKFETATLHSAVVELVALKGAKIQYITVQNWSSNVFNLVTKRGIAMEDAEVRWIDCNIGSRLTMKYPGVVMKGEGARGEVISIALANTGQHQDTGAKMIHAANNTTSNVVSKSISVGQGRSTYRGQVHIPKHLKGCKNNTECDALLINSNSRTDTYPAITVKGNKHATQHEASVSQVSEEMLFYMQQRGLDEGQAMSLAVNGFINDLVREFPMEYSVELKRLIDLEMEGSVG; translated from the coding sequence ATGTTTACAGAAGATACAGCCACCGCCGTCCTCGACGCGGACACCAAGGACGCCATCAACATCGACCGCACGAAGGGTGACTTCACCTTCCCCGAGCGGAACAAGTTCGACGCCGGATGGGGGCTTTCCTCCAAAACCGTCGATTACATCTGCGATGTGAAACAGGATCCCGATTGGGTCCGCGAGTTCCGCCACAAGGCGCTCGCCGTTTTCGAAAGCAAGCCCATGCCCACCAACTGGGCCACCGAGGATCTCAACAACATCCACTTCGACAAGATCCGCTACTACCTCTCCGACGGGGAGAAGCCGAAGCGCACCTGGGATGAGGTTCCTCCGGAAATCCTCGAAACCTTCGAACGCCTCGGCATCCCCGAGCAGGAGCGCGGTTTCCTCGCAGGCGTCGAGGCCCAATACGACTCCGAAGCCGCCTACTCGAACATGAAGGAGGAGCTTTCCAAGCAGGGCGTCATCTTCGTCACCTCGGCAGAGGGGCTCAAGGAGCATGAGGAAATTTTCCGCCCATGGTTCGGAAAAGTCATCCCCACCGGCGACAACAAGTTCTCCGCCCTCAACAGCGCAGTCTTCTCCGGTGGCTCCTTCATCTACATCCCGAAAGGCGTGAAGCTCAAGCAGCCCCTGCAAGCGTACTTCCGCATCAACTCCGAATCCTTCGGCCAGTTCGAGCGCACCCTGATCATCGCCGACGAGGGTTCGGAGATCATGTATATGGAAGGCTGCACGGCACCGAAATTCGAGACCGCCACCCTTCACTCGGCCGTCGTGGAACTCGTCGCGCTCAAGGGTGCGAAAATCCAATACATCACCGTCCAGAATTGGTCGTCGAACGTGTTCAACCTAGTCACCAAGCGAGGCATCGCCATGGAAGACGCGGAAGTCCGCTGGATCGACTGCAACATCGGCTCCCGCCTCACCATGAAATATCCCGGCGTCGTCATGAAAGGCGAAGGAGCACGCGGCGAGGTCATCTCCATCGCCCTCGCCAACACCGGCCAGCACCAGGACACCGGCGCGAAAATGATCCACGCCGCCAACAACACGACCTCAAACGTCGTTTCGAAATCCATCTCCGTCGGCCAGGGCCGCTCCACCTACCGCGGCCAGGTCCACATCCCCAAGCACCTCAAGGGCTGCAAGAACAACACCGAGTGCGACGCCCTGCTCATCAACAGCAACTCCCGCACCGACACCTACCCGGCCATCACCGTCAAAGGCAACAAGCACGCCACCCAGCACGAGGCCAGCGTCTCGCAGGTCTCCGAAGAAATGCTCTTCTACATGCAGCAGCGCGGCCTCGACGAAGGCCAGGCCATGTCCCTCGCGGTGAACGGCTTCATCAACGACCTTGTCCGCGAGTTCCCCATGGAATACTCCGTCGAACTCAAGCGACTCATCGACCTCGAAATGGAAGGCAGCGTTGGGTAA